From the genome of Methylomonas sp. UP202, one region includes:
- a CDS encoding CusA/CzcA family heavy metal efflux RND transporter → MIASLIRTALHYRWIVLISAMALVTLGLWSFSQMKIDAYPDISSQMVQVITTYPGRAPEEVERQVTIPVEIAMRNVPKVETIRSRTIFGLSVVQMIFEEGTESYWARQRVQEKLSSLALPDGAEAELGPLATAYGEMLRYELVSDGRYDLMELRTLNDWVVIPRFLRAAGVAEVSNFGGYEKQHGVLLNPAQLLRYGLSVNDVVEAIQTNNASAGGSVLSRGSMSFVIRGRGALQSEQEIGSIFIKSIGGTPIYVRDVADVRLDSKVPAGIFSKNTTDEAVEGIVLLRKGENPSEVLGRVQAAVDELNNEGLPEGVRVEPYYDRSNLINSTLHTVSHSVTLGIGLVVLVLLAFLGRPSLAMLVALTIPFSLLFALVLMYGAGIPIGLLSIGAIDFGIIVDGAVIMSENIARRLDEREHAVSDERRSVGQTVLAAALEVERPVFFSILMVVGAFLPLLTLTHIEGLLFRPMAMTIVFALLGAALFALLVVPVLATMLFRNGYREWENPVLIWLSNHYARVLSWLMHHRWPMVVGSTVALFVVLAVVVPRMGTEFLPYMDEGVVWVRANFPEGTSLQQTSQFGQRLRQVALAFPDIEFVAVQTGRNDSGTDPYPPSRIEMMVGPKSRDQWTQFTRKQELVAALGTRFRSEFPTTRFNFTQPIIDSVTEDANGTSANMAIEFSGMDSDVLLGLARRAETLLKKVPGAMDVNIEQEGPQPQLVIEPDRALCARYNVSIEDVTLLIDTAIGGAPIGTLYEGERRFDIATRFAPEHLDSPQALGRLPVYNSDGVPIPLAQVARINIVDGQTMIARADGRRRLTVRSDIVGRDQGGFVAEAQRLFDQEIQVPPGYRATWLGMFENLKRAGEHFKLLVPATIAVIYLLLLAMFASQRAALILLLAIPFAFVGGAVALYLRGMNINVSSGVGFAAVFGVSIMNGVLIVRTITDLRLQGIALEEAIRQGSVRCLRPILIASLVAILGLVPASLATGLGSDVQRPLATVIVWGLFSATVMTLLLVPILYRLFVPRLPVSDVGKNEWTGV, encoded by the coding sequence ATGATTGCCTCGTTGATTCGTACCGCATTGCACTACCGCTGGATCGTGCTGATTAGCGCGATGGCATTGGTCACACTTGGGCTGTGGTCGTTCAGCCAGATGAAGATTGACGCTTATCCCGACATTTCATCGCAGATGGTGCAGGTGATTACTACCTATCCTGGGCGTGCGCCGGAAGAGGTGGAACGGCAAGTGACGATTCCGGTCGAAATCGCCATGCGCAATGTGCCCAAGGTCGAGACCATACGTTCCCGCACCATCTTCGGCTTGTCGGTGGTACAAATGATCTTTGAGGAAGGCACCGAGAGCTATTGGGCTAGACAACGGGTTCAGGAAAAACTGTCTAGTTTAGCCTTGCCGGATGGTGCTGAAGCGGAACTTGGACCATTGGCCACCGCCTATGGCGAGATGCTGCGCTATGAACTGGTTTCCGATGGCCGTTATGACTTGATGGAATTGCGCACCCTCAACGATTGGGTGGTAATTCCCCGTTTTCTAAGAGCGGCGGGCGTGGCCGAGGTATCGAATTTCGGTGGCTACGAAAAACAGCACGGCGTGTTGTTGAATCCTGCGCAACTGTTACGTTACGGCCTGTCGGTCAATGATGTGGTGGAAGCCATTCAGACCAATAACGCTAGTGCTGGCGGCAGCGTGCTGTCTCGCGGCAGCATGTCCTTTGTGATTCGTGGCCGTGGAGCGCTGCAAAGTGAACAGGAAATCGGTTCAATCTTTATCAAGTCAATTGGCGGAACGCCTATCTATGTTCGCGATGTCGCCGATGTGCGCCTGGACTCCAAAGTGCCAGCGGGTATTTTCAGTAAAAACACCACCGATGAAGCGGTCGAAGGTATCGTGCTGCTACGCAAGGGCGAAAATCCGTCCGAAGTCTTGGGCCGCGTCCAAGCCGCCGTCGACGAACTCAATAACGAAGGCTTGCCCGAAGGTGTACGGGTTGAACCCTATTATGATCGTAGCAACCTGATCAATAGCACCTTGCATACCGTTAGCCATAGTGTGACACTCGGCATAGGCTTGGTGGTACTGGTATTGCTGGCCTTCTTGGGGCGTCCGTCTTTGGCGATGCTGGTCGCATTGACCATTCCATTTTCATTGCTGTTCGCTTTGGTGCTGATGTACGGTGCCGGTATTCCAATAGGCTTGTTATCGATTGGTGCTATCGACTTTGGGATTATTGTTGATGGTGCGGTGATCATGTCGGAAAACATCGCTCGGCGTTTGGACGAGCGAGAACACGCGGTTTCCGACGAACGCCGTAGTGTTGGCCAAACGGTGTTGGCTGCGGCATTGGAAGTCGAACGTCCGGTATTTTTCTCGATTTTGATGGTCGTTGGTGCGTTCTTACCGCTGTTAACCTTGACCCATATCGAAGGTTTGCTGTTTCGACCCATGGCAATGACAATTGTGTTCGCGCTGCTTGGTGCCGCGCTGTTTGCCTTGTTAGTTGTGCCTGTTTTAGCGACCATGCTGTTTCGTAATGGCTATCGCGAATGGGAAAACCCGGTATTGATCTGGCTATCGAATCACTATGCGAGGGTTTTGTCATGGCTCATGCATCATCGCTGGCCCATGGTCGTAGGTTCGACTGTGGCGTTGTTCGTTGTACTCGCAGTAGTCGTACCACGCATGGGTACCGAATTCCTGCCCTACATGGACGAAGGCGTGGTCTGGGTGCGCGCCAATTTCCCGGAAGGCACATCGTTACAGCAAACCTCGCAGTTTGGTCAGCGTCTCCGGCAAGTCGCGTTGGCATTTCCGGATATTGAATTCGTCGCCGTGCAAACGGGCCGTAACGATAGCGGTACCGATCCTTATCCGCCTAGCCGGATTGAGATGATGGTCGGCCCCAAATCCCGCGATCAATGGACACAATTTACACGCAAGCAGGAATTGGTCGCCGCATTGGGTACACGTTTTCGTAGCGAGTTTCCGACCACCCGTTTTAACTTCACCCAACCGATTATTGATAGCGTGACCGAAGATGCCAATGGCACCTCGGCCAATATGGCCATCGAATTTTCTGGGATGGACTCCGATGTGCTACTAGGTCTGGCCCGTCGCGCTGAAACCCTGCTCAAAAAGGTACCCGGTGCTATGGATGTCAACATAGAACAAGAGGGGCCGCAGCCTCAGTTAGTGATCGAGCCCGACCGAGCGTTATGCGCCCGTTATAACGTCAGTATTGAAGATGTCACTTTGCTGATCGATACCGCTATTGGCGGTGCGCCAATTGGTACGCTTTACGAAGGCGAACGCCGTTTTGACATTGCCACGCGTTTTGCCCCTGAACATCTGGACTCGCCGCAAGCCTTGGGTCGCTTGCCGGTCTACAATTCCGATGGTGTACCGATTCCATTAGCTCAGGTCGCTCGCATTAACATCGTTGATGGACAAACCATGATCGCCAGAGCCGATGGTCGTCGCCGACTGACCGTACGAAGCGATATTGTGGGTCGCGATCAAGGTGGATTCGTCGCCGAGGCTCAGCGCTTATTCGATCAAGAAATCCAGGTGCCGCCAGGCTACCGAGCGACTTGGTTAGGCATGTTTGAAAACCTCAAACGTGCGGGCGAGCACTTCAAGTTACTGGTACCGGCCACTATCGCGGTGATTTATCTTTTGTTGTTAGCAATGTTCGCATCCCAGCGAGCCGCTTTGATATTGCTGTTGGCCATCCCGTTTGCCTTTGTAGGTGGGGCGGTCGCTTTGTACCTACGGGGCATGAATATCAATGTTTCATCGGGGGTGGGTTTCGCTGCCGTATTTGGCGTATCGATCATGAACGGTGTACTCATCGTGCGTACCATCACTGATTTAAGGCTGCAGGGAATAGCCCTCGAAGAGGCGATTCGGCAGGGTTCAGTCCGATGTTTGCGTCCAATTTTGATCGCCTCGCTGGTGGCTATTCTTGGTTTGGTACCTGCGTCCTTAGCGACCGGCCTGGGTTCCGATGTTCAACGGCCATTAGCAACGGTCATTGTTTGGGGTTTGTTTAGCGCAACCGTGATGACCTTATTGTTGGTTCCTATTCTTTATCGGCTTTTTGTCCCACGGTTACCAGTATCGGATGTTGGTAAAAACGAGTGGACAGGTGTTTAG
- a CDS encoding efflux RND transporter periplasmic adaptor subunit: MTTPFSNQKLTFLKLKPAIWLLAVGIGAVAVWRWQGQDLPDKPSPKVDAVSLAGPGLIAVQPGIPLEKKLELTTVKQERISSPLLSVTGAVMARLRSGVGLVEDRWQFSSVELSAIYADWQKAGTEMEFAAKQLTKTRELTAAQLTSQTKVVDRLRKLVATGTEAARDLSAAEASLLQTQLEGQKAVFEAESALTQATHSHADFERHLLQAGIDPALLQKVPTGASLVMADVPEVRIGLVAVGQGCEARFYGLNNQVFKGTVRSLSPALSPERRTLRVYFELNDPDNKLKPGMYAEIGLGTDPRTAILAPADGILHITDGDYVLTEAQTGIWKVTEVQVGERAGDRVEILDGLTGGERMIGNGAILLKPLVVQALLKIQQSPATSGASQP; encoded by the coding sequence ATGACAACCCCATTTTCAAATCAAAAACTGACTTTTTTAAAATTAAAACCCGCCATTTGGCTATTGGCTGTCGGTATCGGCGCAGTAGCCGTGTGGCGATGGCAAGGGCAAGACCTGCCCGATAAACCCAGTCCAAAAGTCGATGCGGTGTCACTGGCCGGACCAGGTTTGATTGCTGTGCAACCGGGTATCCCGCTGGAGAAAAAGCTGGAACTGACGACGGTGAAACAGGAGCGCATCAGCTCGCCTTTGTTGTCGGTGACAGGGGCGGTCATGGCACGTCTTCGTTCAGGTGTCGGGCTGGTTGAAGATCGTTGGCAGTTCAGTAGCGTCGAGTTATCGGCCATCTATGCGGATTGGCAAAAAGCCGGGACAGAAATGGAATTTGCGGCCAAGCAGTTGACCAAGACGCGGGAATTGACCGCAGCCCAACTTACTTCGCAAACCAAGGTCGTGGATCGCTTGCGCAAATTGGTGGCAACCGGCACCGAGGCTGCGCGTGATTTAAGCGCCGCCGAAGCCAGCCTGTTGCAAACCCAGTTAGAAGGACAAAAAGCAGTCTTCGAGGCCGAAAGCGCGTTGACCCAAGCCACGCATAGCCATGCCGATTTCGAACGGCATTTATTACAAGCTGGGATTGATCCAGCGTTGTTGCAAAAAGTCCCGACCGGCGCTTCGCTGGTCATGGCCGATGTACCCGAAGTCCGTATTGGCTTGGTTGCTGTCGGGCAAGGCTGTGAAGCCCGCTTTTATGGTTTAAACAACCAAGTATTCAAAGGCACGGTACGCAGCTTATCGCCCGCACTGTCGCCCGAACGACGCACATTGAGGGTGTACTTTGAGTTGAACGACCCGGATAACAAGTTGAAGCCGGGTATGTACGCTGAAATTGGCCTGGGCACTGATCCTAGGACAGCAATATTGGCACCCGCAGATGGCATTCTGCATATCACGGATGGCGATTATGTGTTGACCGAAGCCCAAACGGGCATCTGGAAAGTCACCGAAGTTCAGGTGGGTGAGCGGGCTGGAGACCGGGTTGAAATTCTGGATGGTTTGACGGGCGGCGAACGCATGATTGGCAATGGTGCCATTCTGTTGAAACCTTTAGTCGTACAGGCATTGTTGAAAATACAACAAAGTCCAGCAACCAGCGGAGCCAGTCAGCCATGA
- a CDS encoding TolC family protein: MDHYLVFTVDMKTTKNTTTLAWHNDFCARQPSKRAQKHFALRTMLFAALTMSGLECIAEDTKAVPLPLFVNDADQSTSESVASRASKNSPVESTPDEAHELSLNAAIQLALEADPQIRAGVEAVRQAEADVVTADLPPNPSLSTSGSLMPLNRPFTVDRQGGPPQFDIGMSFPVDWFLFGKRAAAVMAAEKGVDVAAADFSELVRQRIAGTIAAFYDVLEAQSALALAREDFSNLSEVEKITANRVELGGVGTVELDRVRLSIFSSRREVRAREVALEGAFSRLRSFLGYTQAVPLKIDGSLDVPSPITPLDSLAIFAIAEDNRPDIQALKHQITQAEANIELAEVSAYPAITPKVGYTRQFQEKAIGYPDANSWGIGVDVTVPLFDRNQGNIAKARSAKVQSELNLSAQLVNLRAEIDQAIKAYESAYQVLISDDPGQLEAARNVRDKIRTAYELGGKTLMEVLDAQRTYRETYRLHIAGRSNYWHSLYALNAALGKQVLK; this comes from the coding sequence ATGGATCATTATTTGGTTTTTACAGTAGATATGAAAACAACTAAAAACACTACGACGTTGGCGTGGCATAACGACTTCTGTGCTCGACAGCCTTCAAAACGGGCACAAAAGCATTTTGCCTTGCGAACGATGCTTTTTGCAGCACTGACGATGAGCGGACTCGAATGTATCGCCGAGGATACTAAAGCGGTTCCATTACCGTTATTCGTAAACGACGCTGACCAATCGACCAGTGAGTCTGTCGCCAGCCGTGCGTCAAAAAATAGTCCGGTCGAAAGTACACCCGACGAGGCACACGAACTGTCGCTGAATGCTGCCATCCAATTAGCGCTGGAAGCCGACCCACAGATTCGCGCAGGCGTTGAAGCCGTGCGTCAAGCCGAAGCGGATGTCGTCACAGCAGATTTGCCGCCCAATCCAAGTCTGTCGACCAGTGGCTCGTTGATGCCATTGAATAGGCCCTTCACCGTGGACCGTCAAGGCGGTCCGCCACAGTTCGACATCGGCATGTCGTTTCCGGTGGATTGGTTTTTGTTTGGTAAACGCGCAGCGGCGGTGATGGCCGCCGAGAAAGGCGTCGATGTCGCAGCGGCTGATTTTTCCGAGCTGGTTCGCCAGCGGATTGCCGGTACGATTGCCGCGTTTTATGACGTATTGGAAGCCCAATCCGCGCTGGCATTGGCGCGCGAAGATTTCAGCAATTTATCCGAAGTAGAGAAAATAACCGCCAATCGCGTTGAATTGGGGGGTGTCGGCACCGTTGAACTGGATCGTGTGCGTTTGTCCATATTCAGCAGTCGTCGTGAAGTGCGTGCGCGTGAAGTTGCGCTGGAAGGTGCATTCAGCCGATTGCGTAGCTTTTTGGGCTATACACAGGCGGTTCCTTTAAAAATTGACGGCAGCCTGGATGTGCCGTCACCTATAACTCCGCTCGATTCTTTAGCCATCTTTGCCATTGCCGAAGACAATCGCCCAGACATCCAGGCGCTGAAACACCAGATAACCCAAGCCGAAGCCAACATCGAGCTGGCGGAAGTCAGCGCTTATCCGGCCATTACGCCTAAAGTCGGTTATACCCGCCAATTTCAGGAAAAGGCTATCGGTTATCCCGATGCCAACTCCTGGGGTATTGGGGTGGACGTGACGGTGCCGTTGTTTGACCGCAATCAGGGCAACATTGCCAAGGCAAGGTCGGCCAAAGTTCAATCAGAACTCAATTTGAGTGCCCAACTCGTTAACCTTCGCGCTGAAATCGACCAAGCGATTAAAGCCTATGAAAGCGCTTACCAGGTACTCATCAGTGACGATCCGGGTCAGCTCGAAGCGGCGCGTAATGTCCGCGACAAAATTCGCACCGCCTATGAATTGGGTGGCAAGACGTTAATGGAAGTCCTGGATGCACAGCGTACCTATCGTGAAACCTATCGGCTTCATATCGCCGGTCGTTCCAACTACTGGCATTCACTTTATGCACTCAACGCCGCTCTGGGTAAACAGGTTCTAAAATGA